Genomic DNA from Patescibacteria group bacterium:
AAATAAATCATGTTTTGATCGGGCAAATTTTGCCTTTGGGAACCGCCGCTTTTCTTGCGTCCAAGTTTAAAAACTTTGAATATTCCGTTATTATCCACGGGCTTGATTTTTCTCTGGCTTCGCGAAGCGCCTGGAAACGTTGGCTTTCCCGGAGAATTCTTGCTAAGGCGAATAATATAATTTGCGGAAACAGTTATGTGGCGAAATCGGCGGAAAATTTTTTGGGCAGCCGGAAAAAGATAGTTGTGGTTAATCCGGGAATTAACGGTCGCATAACGCATAACGTGGAACTTATAACGAATATCAAAAAAAAATATAATATAGAAAACAAGTTTATACTGCTTACGGTTGGCCGCCTGGTAAAAAGAAAGGGCGTTGATATGGTTCTGGCTTGCTTGCCGGAAATTTTAAAACAGGCGCCAAATTTAATTTATGTTATAGTCGGCGATGGCCCAGAAGAAGAAAATATTAAAAAAATTATTGCCGGCTTGAAACTGGAAAAAAATGTTTTGATAATTAGTAGCGCCGATGATAAAAAAAGAAACGCCTGGCTTGATCTCTGCGATGTTTTTATTATGCCGGCCAGAAATATGGGCGGAGATTACGAAGGCTTTGGCATTGTCTATTTGGAAGCGAATCTGGCTGGCAAACCGGTCATTGCCGGAGCCAGCGGGGGAGTCGGAGATGCGGTGGTTAATGGCTTAAACGGCCTGTTGGTTAATCCGGAGAGTGAAGAAAAAATTACCGAAGCGGTTATTAAATTAGCCCGAGATGAAAATTTAAGGAAAAAACTGGGAGAAAGGGGGAGAGAGAGGGCTTTAAGGGAATTTAGCTGGAGAAAACAAATTGAAAAAATATATAATTTAATTCTGCCCCCTTTCGAAAAGGGGGATTAAGGGGGATTTTAAAAACAAAAAGGAAGCGCCTAGACTATAAACGCTTCCCGTCACTTGAAAAGTGATTTCACCTGCCTATAAACAAGAAATATCCCCAAAACCAAAATAAAGTTAAACAATAACGATAAATCCGATCGGAGATAAAGCGGGGATATCCGGCCCAATAACCAAATGAAATAGTAAGTTATCAGACAGGCCAAACCCAAAAAACAAAAAAAGGCATTTTTCCCCGCCACTTCCTTTTGCAAAAAGGCGCCAACAAACATGATGGACAGCGCGCATAGGGAGAAGGCGAGAAACAATTTAAAAAAACAAAAATAGAAAAGGGAAATTTCCATATCACCTACTCCTCCGCTATCGCTTTAAGCGCGAAAGGAAGGATGAAAACAGCGTCAAGCAAAAAGACCAGGGAAAACAGGCAAGGAAAATAAAGGCAATAGAGAATAATTTCTCCTTCACTGCCGGCATATCTTAACATATCAAAGAACGGGTTCATACCACCCTCCTTTATTTGAATAAAATTACTTTTATATTAATACTTTTCAGCCAAAAGTCAAATGATTAGCATTATTATTCCAATTTACAACCAAGCGGACAAACTGCCTGAATGTTTAGACAGCATTCTTAACCAAACACATAAAGATTATGAAGTGATTATTATTGATGATGGTTCAACGGATAATATTCAAAAAGTTATTGACAAATATAAAAAAAATTTAAAATTTAAAATTTTAAATTTAAAATTAAATGAAGGCGCGCCCGCGGCCCGAAACAGGGGATTTAAGGAAAGCAGGGGGGGGTATTTGTTTTTTTGCGATGCGGATGCGGTTTTGGCTCCGGAAGCCCTGGAAACGATGCTTAAAGCCTTGGAGAGCCATCCGGAAGCAAGCTATGCCTACTCCTCTTTCTTTTGGGGCAGAAAACTTTTTAAATTAGGTCAGTTTTCCGAAGAAAAACTGAAAGCCGGCCCCTGTATCCATACCATGTCCTTGATCAGGCGGGAAAATTTTCCCGGAAGCGGTTGGGATGAATCCATAAAAAAACTTCAGGACTGGGACCTGTATCTGACAATGCTTGCCAGGGGATACAAGGGTTTCTGGATTGATAAAATCTTGTTTAAAATCAAGCCCGGGGGAACAATAAGCTCCTGGCTGCCTTCTTTCGCCTATAAATTGATGCCGTTTTTGCCAACGGCCAAAAAATACAGGGAAGCGGTGAAGATAATAAAAAATAAACACCATTTGCTTTAAGCTATGCTTAAAAAAATAATATTTTTTTCCGGATTTTTGGCGATTTTAACTATTGCTGTTTCAGCGACCATTTTTTTTCCCGACACGGAAAAAAGAACGAAAAAAGTCAAAATAAATAACACTGAAATCGGGGTAGAAATTGCCGAAACGCCGAATGAGCGATATTTGGGCCTGTCCAACAGGGATAGCTTATGCCAAAATTGCGGAATGCTTTTCGCGTTTCCGGATAAGAAAGAAAGGGCCTTTGTTATGCGCGGAATGCTTTTCCCTATAGATATCATCTGGATTGATGGGGAAAAAATTGTTAAAATAGACGAGGAGTTGCCCTTGCCTGTTTCCGCGGACCCGGAAGAATATAAAAGCGGCCAGCCGGTTAATTATGTTCTGGAAGTAGGCAGTGGCTTTTGTAAAAAAAATAACTTTAAAGCCGGGGATAGGGTGGAATATTTGAAATAACCAAGATACAAGAAACAAATTCCAAATAATGACCAAATATTAAAATCCAATAACCCAATAATTGGCTTATTGGTTGTTGAATATTGAAGTTTGTTTGGTTATTATTTCTTGGTTATTGATTGTTTTTAGTTTATGGAAAATTTTTTTGATAAAAAGACAAAACTTATATTTTTGTTTATATTTTTGGCGGAATTATTTTCAATTTTCGCTTTTTTGTTGCCCAATTTCGGAACCGCCGCTTTTTTTGCCATTACCGCCCTGGTCTTGGTTTTATCTGTTATCAAGGTGGAATATGGCATCTTAATATTGCTCGCTGAACTTTTTATAGGTTCCAAGGGTTATTTATTTTATTTTGAAAGCGGCGGAACGGCAATTTCCATCCGCATCGCTCTCTGGCTTATTGTTTTGGCGGTTTGGCTGGGGAAATTTTTGGTAAACTGGGCAAGGAATAAACAGCGCCCCGAATTAGAATTAGGCGAAAAAAATATTTATTTTCATTATTTCCCGCCAAAGGCGGGTCAGCCTCTGGCTGATATTATTTCCCGCCAAAGGCGGGTCAGCCTCTGGCTGATATTATTTTTATTTATCGCTTGGGGAGTAGTTAACGGCTTTCTGAACCATAATGATTTTGGCAACATATTTTTTGATTTTAACGGTTGGCTTTATTTTGCTTTAATCTTTCCCATCTACGGCTTTGCGGAGAAAAAAGAAAATATTCGCGATTTAGGCAGGGTATTTTTAGCCGCCATGTCTTGGCTGGCCGTTAAAACTTTCTTTCTCCTTTTCGCTTTTTCCCATGATTCATCCGGCCTGATTCTTGAACTTTACAGATGGGTGCGGACTACCGGCGTTGGCGAAATCACGGCGATTCAGGGCGGCTTTTACCGCATATTTTTCCAGTCGCATATTTTCATCCTCCTTGGCTTCTTCATCCTCTTAGCCTTCTTTCCCCGCTGGCCGCCAAAAAATAAAAAATTATTCATTATTCATTATTCATTATTCATTTTATCCCTGTCCGTAATCCTTGTGAGTTTTTCCCGCAGTTTCTGGGTCGGTTTAAGCGCTGGCTTACTATTTTATTATTTGGTTATAATCTTTGAAGAAAAAACAAAAACCATCCTAAAAATTTCCGTGGTTTTGCTGGCAACCGGGGCGGCAGCCGTGGTTGTTATTTTTGCCATTGTCAAATTTCCTTACCCCAGCCCATTGGGCGGTTTTGACACAAGTTCCCTTTTCTCTGAACGCCTGAGCAAAACCGATGAAGCGGCCATTTCTTCCCGCTGGCAGCTTCTCCCTCCTTTATGGGCAGCTATAAAAAAAGCGCCGATTTTGGGAACTGGGTTCGGAACTACGGTTACCTACCAGTCAAAAGACCCGCGAATTCTGGAAACTAACGTTGACGGCCAATATACCACTTATGCCTTTGAATGGGGCTGGCTTGATATTTGGTTAAAACTCGGTTTTCTTGGGCTCATATCGTATATAGTCCTGATGGCAAAAATCGCCTATGACGGTCTAAGAGCGAAAAATCGGCTTGGCTTCGGTCTGGCAATCGGTCTGGTTGTTTTGGCGGCCGTAAGTTTTTTCAGCCCCTACGCCAACCACCCCTTGGGCATCGGCTATCTGATAATCGCCGCGGCAACCGCAGAGAGATTAAAAACGGACACAAACCTTGCCTAATTTTTTATTATCCTGTATATTAAAGATTATATTATCTAATTTTTCCACATGGCATGCTATATATTGCATGTTACGTGTTACGTAAAAATATGCCTGACCAAATAATATCCCAAGAAGGTTATGACAAATTAAAAAAAGAGCTGGATTATTTAACAAATGTCAGGAGAAAAGAAATCGCGGATAGGATTGAGAAGGCCAAAGAGTTAGGCGATTTAAGCGAGAACGCCGAATACCAGGACGCCAAAGACGAACAAGCCTTTAATGAGGGCCGGGTTATGGAAGTGACAAATTTGCTCAAAAATCTGACCATAGTGGAGGATAAGCGCACTAAAAAAAATGAAGTTGTTATGGGCTCAAAATTAACTGTAAAAAACAGCAACGGGGAAAAAGAATACACGATTGTAAGTTTTAACGAAGCTGACCCTCTCGCCGGAAAAATTTCTAATGAATCCCCCTTAGGTGTTGCTTTTCTTGGCCGAAAAAAAGGGGACAAAGTAAAAGTTAATACCCCTAAAGGCGAAGTTGAATACGAAATAATAAAAATTGAGTAAAAATAATTTCAAAAAAATTTAAAATAAAAAAACCGTGCCTTTTAAAAGGGCACGGTTTCTACTTTTTGGCAAGAGTAGATAATAGTATGAGGACGTTCACTGCCTTCATCAAAACGGGGATCCGGGTTCAGAAGAACATAGGGAAATCCATTCCTCTCCGCCTCCGGTATATGAGACGGATTAATGGTAATTTGTTCCACTATTCTTCTTACTAAAAATCCGGCTTTGCTAAGACAGGAGATAGCTTCATTTATAGTTAAATAATTCTCCTGCCATCCTCCATTATCTGTTGCGTCAGTAGCCTCATCTTTCTTCCAGCCTAAAGGAATTTGCTGGGGATGAGTACCGCAAAACGTAAAATTACCATCCATTTTCAGGAAAAAGTTAATCTGTCTGAATATCTCTCCAATTTCCCCAAGCAAACAAACACCATAACTAGAAATTATAATGTCGAAATAACTGCCCGGGTGATTTAAAACTTTTAGAAGATCAGAGCAATCTCCCTCTAAAAGTTCAATCTTAATTCTATTATCTTCGGCTAAAATTTTGGCTCTTCGCAACATAGCAGGGGAGATATCAATCCCCGTACAAATAGCGCCTTGCTTAGCCAAGGCAATAGAATTTTGGGCTGCCCCGCAAGCTATTTCTAAAATTTTCTTTCCCTTCACACATCCCAATAACTTAAGGTCTTTCTCTCCTGGAGCAAGCCAGCCATAGTGTACATTGTCAGTGTTTATTTTTACTCTCGCAAAATAACCAGAACAAAAAGCATCTTTCTTCCAAACATTATCAACAGCCATTTTGTTTACCCCCTTTTGCCTATTTTAATGTTCAAACTTAAATATTTTAATATTTAGTTTTTTTATTTTATATCATAATAAGAAAAAAATCAACTCATCTCAATTTTGACTTTTTGCTAAAAATAACCTAAAATATTAATATTAATTAACGTATTAATTTCCTAATTATATGCCTAATGCCAACAAGGTAAACGAATATAAAGAAAGAATTAAAAAATTAGCCAATTTAAAAAAAGAAGGCATAAATCCATACCCGGCCCGAACCAAAAGAACGCATTTAATAAAAGCGGTCATTTTAAATTTTTCTAAACTGGAAGAAACGAAGGAAAAAATATCTCTCACTGGCCGCTTGCGCGGCCTGCGTTCCCACGGCAACTTAACCTTTGCCAATTTGGAAGACGAAAGCGGTAAAATCCAGATCGCCCTCTCTAAAAAAGAAATAGGGGACAAAGATTATAAAACTTTCGTGAAATTTATAGACATAGGCGATTTTGTCGGAATAGAGGGGGAGTGCTTTTTAACGCATAAGGGCGAAAAGAGCGTTTTGGCGAAAAATTGGAAAGTACTGGCTAAAACTCTGCGGCCTCTGCCTGACAAATGGTCGGGCCTTAGAGATGAAGAAGAGCGATTCAGAAAAAGATATTTAGACATTCTTTTTAATCCGGAAGTAAAAGAAATGATAGCCAAAAGAGCTAAATTCTGGCAGGCCACCCGGGAATTTTTAATTAAAAAGGGATTTTTGGAGGTGGAAACTCCTGTTTTGGAAACTACTACGGGCGGAGCTGACGCCCGGCCGTTTATAACTCATCATAACGCCTTGGATTTAGACGTCTATCTGCGGATATCCTGCGGCGAACTTTGGCAGAAAAAATTGATGGTGGCCGGCTTGGAAAAGGTTTTTGAAATCGGCCGGATTTTTCGGAATGAAGGCATGGACTCGGAGCACCTTCAGGATTATTCCCAAATGGAATTTTATTGGGCTTATGCTGATTATGAAGAAGGGATGAAATTAGTGGAGGAAATGTATAAATATATTGCCCAGGAAATTTTCGGCGCGCTTAAATTTAAAATCAGGGGATTTGAAGTTGATTTGGGAAAAAAATGGGAAAGATACGACTATCGCCAGATTATAAAAAAACAAACCGGAATTGATATTTTAAAAACAAATGAAAAGGAAATAAAAGCTAAATTGGATAAACTGGGCGTGGAATATGATAAAAAGGGCTTTAATATTACACGAGCTATTGACAATCTCTGGAAATACTGCCGTAGGCAGATTGGCGGGCCGGGGTTTTTAGTCGGAGCGCCGATTACGGTCTCGCCCCTGGCTAAACGGGATGAGAAAAACCCGGAAATTGCCCAGCGCTTTCAGGTAATCCTTGCCGGCTCAGAGCTTGGCAACGGCTACAGCGAATTAAACGACCCGACTGACCAAGCGCAAAGATTCAGGGAACAGCAGGAACTGCGCGAAGCCGGGGATGAAGAAGCCCAAATGTTTGACAAGGATTTTGTGGAGGCTTTGGAATATGGCATGCCTCCGACCTGCGGTTTTGGCTTTTCCGAACGTCTTTTCGCTTTTTTAATGGATAAACCGATGAGGGAAACCCAAATTTTCCCCTTGATGAAACCGAAAAATTAATTATCAATTATCAATTTACAATTACCAATAAATATTTAATTATCAATTGAAAATTTAAGCATTGATAATTGTTTGAAAATTGTTAATTGAAAATTGAAAATTCAGATATATGGACTTAGGCGTAAACTATAAACAAGCTGAAGAGTTATTAAATAAATACATCAAGGATGACATCGTAAAAATGCATTGCCTAGAGAGCGAAGCCATAATGCGGGAACTGGCCAAGCATTTTAACGAAAACGAGGAAATCTGGGGTATTATTGGTTTGCTTCATGATATTGATTGGGATTTAACTAAAAATAATCCCAAAGAGCATACGGTAAAAGCCGTGGAAATTTTAAAGGAAGCCGGCGCTAGTGATTTTTTAATTGAAACCATTGTTTCGCATGGCTATGGCAACGAATTTTGCGGAATTAACCAAGATAAAGCAAGAACCGCAAAAATTCAGCATGCCTTAGCCGCGGCTGAAACTTTAACCGGCTTAATCATCGCTTGCGCCTTAGTCCAGCCGGATAAAAAATTAGCTAGCGTCAAGCCAGAGTCTTTAAAAAAGAAATTTAAAACCAGGGCCTTCGCCGCCAAGTGCGACCGCGAGATTATTTTGGAATGCGAAAAAATAGGATTGTCTTTGGATGAATTTTTGGAAATTGGCTTAAAGGCTTTGCAGAGAATTAGTGATAAATTGGGTTTATAAATAAAAGGCCCAGTTAATTTAGCTGGGCCATATAAGGGGTAAGGCACAATTTACCTTATCTTGATAACCCTTGTGTCTTCCGGAACCGGGATTTTGACGGTTCCACCTTCGCTCAAGGCGAGGAAAGGATTTTGGGGAGAATGCGGCTTTTCAGGATCCCTTAAAACCCTTTTGTAGATAACCACGCCTGTTTTTTTACCCATATCGTCCACCAAAATAAACCTGGTCCCGTTATATAATTCTCCGAAGGTCAAGGAAATTTTTATGA
This window encodes:
- a CDS encoding glycosyltransferase family 4 protein → MARNFNLLFISTMRTILFTLEYPPFHGGIANYYGNLVKHWPQPNEIFVLDDNKGQLVKNWLWPKWLPAVFKLAKEIKKREINHVLIGQILPLGTAAFLASKFKNFEYSVIIHGLDFSLASRSAWKRWLSRRILAKANNIICGNSYVAKSAENFLGSRKKIVVVNPGINGRITHNVELITNIKKKYNIENKFILLTVGRLVKRKGVDMVLACLPEILKQAPNLIYVIVGDGPEEENIKKIIAGLKLEKNVLIISSADDKKRNAWLDLCDVFIMPARNMGGDYEGFGIVYLEANLAGKPVIAGASGGVGDAVVNGLNGLLVNPESEEKITEAVIKLARDENLRKKLGERGRERALREFSWRKQIEKIYNLILPPFEKGD
- a CDS encoding glycosyltransferase family 2 protein; the encoded protein is MISIIIPIYNQADKLPECLDSILNQTHKDYEVIIIDDGSTDNIQKVIDKYKKNLKFKILNLKLNEGAPAARNRGFKESRGGYLFFCDADAVLAPEALETMLKALESHPEASYAYSSFFWGRKLFKLGQFSEEKLKAGPCIHTMSLIRRENFPGSGWDESIKKLQDWDLYLTMLARGYKGFWIDKILFKIKPGGTISSWLPSFAYKLMPFLPTAKKYREAVKIIKNKHHLL
- a CDS encoding DUF192 domain-containing protein, yielding MLKKIIFFSGFLAILTIAVSATIFFPDTEKRTKKVKINNTEIGVEIAETPNERYLGLSNRDSLCQNCGMLFAFPDKKERAFVMRGMLFPIDIIWIDGEKIVKIDEELPLPVSADPEEYKSGQPVNYVLEVGSGFCKKNNFKAGDRVEYLK
- a CDS encoding O-antigen ligase family protein, which encodes MENFFDKKTKLIFLFIFLAELFSIFAFLLPNFGTAAFFAITALVLVLSVIKVEYGILILLAELFIGSKGYLFYFESGGTAISIRIALWLIVLAVWLGKFLVNWARNKQRPELELGEKNIYFHYFPPKAGQPLADIISRQRRVSLWLILFLFIAWGVVNGFLNHNDFGNIFFDFNGWLYFALIFPIYGFAEKKENIRDLGRVFLAAMSWLAVKTFFLLFAFSHDSSGLILELYRWVRTTGVGEITAIQGGFYRIFFQSHIFILLGFFILLAFFPRWPPKNKKLFIIHYSLFILSLSVILVSFSRSFWVGLSAGLLFYYLVIIFEEKTKTILKISVVLLATGAAAVVVIFAIVKFPYPSPLGGFDTSSLFSERLSKTDEAAISSRWQLLPPLWAAIKKAPILGTGFGTTVTYQSKDPRILETNVDGQYTTYAFEWGWLDIWLKLGFLGLISYIVLMAKIAYDGLRAKNRLGFGLAIGLVVLAAVSFFSPYANHPLGIGYLIIAAATAERLKTDTNLA
- the greA gene encoding transcription elongation factor GreA; amino-acid sequence: MPDQIISQEGYDKLKKELDYLTNVRRKEIADRIEKAKELGDLSENAEYQDAKDEQAFNEGRVMEVTNLLKNLTIVEDKRTKKNEVVMGSKLTVKNSNGEKEYTIVSFNEADPLAGKISNESPLGVAFLGRKKGDKVKVNTPKGEVEYEIIKIE
- a CDS encoding class I SAM-dependent methyltransferase is translated as MAVDNVWKKDAFCSGYFARVKINTDNVHYGWLAPGEKDLKLLGCVKGKKILEIACGAAQNSIALAKQGAICTGIDISPAMLRRAKILAEDNRIKIELLEGDCSDLLKVLNHPGSYFDIIISSYGVCLLGEIGEIFRQINFFLKMDGNFTFCGTHPQQIPLGWKKDEATDATDNGGWQENYLTINEAISCLSKAGFLVRRIVEQITINPSHIPEAERNGFPYVLLNPDPRFDEGSERPHTIIYSCQKVETVPF
- the lysS gene encoding lysine--tRNA ligase, producing the protein MPNANKVNEYKERIKKLANLKKEGINPYPARTKRTHLIKAVILNFSKLEETKEKISLTGRLRGLRSHGNLTFANLEDESGKIQIALSKKEIGDKDYKTFVKFIDIGDFVGIEGECFLTHKGEKSVLAKNWKVLAKTLRPLPDKWSGLRDEEERFRKRYLDILFNPEVKEMIAKRAKFWQATREFLIKKGFLEVETPVLETTTGGADARPFITHHNALDLDVYLRISCGELWQKKLMVAGLEKVFEIGRIFRNEGMDSEHLQDYSQMEFYWAYADYEEGMKLVEEMYKYIAQEIFGALKFKIRGFEVDLGKKWERYDYRQIIKKQTGIDILKTNEKEIKAKLDKLGVEYDKKGFNITRAIDNLWKYCRRQIGGPGFLVGAPITVSPLAKRDEKNPEIAQRFQVILAGSELGNGYSELNDPTDQAQRFREQQELREAGDEEAQMFDKDFVEALEYGMPPTCGFGFSERLFAFLMDKPMRETQIFPLMKPKN
- a CDS encoding HDIG domain-containing protein; protein product: MDLGVNYKQAEELLNKYIKDDIVKMHCLESEAIMRELAKHFNENEEIWGIIGLLHDIDWDLTKNNPKEHTVKAVEILKEAGASDFLIETIVSHGYGNEFCGINQDKARTAKIQHALAAAETLTGLIIACALVQPDKKLASVKPESLKKKFKTRAFAAKCDREIILECEKIGLSLDEFLEIGLKALQRISDKLGL